DNA sequence from the Littorina saxatilis isolate snail1 linkage group LG9, US_GU_Lsax_2.0, whole genome shotgun sequence genome:
CCGAGGACACTCCCCTGGGGGATACCGCTGGAGACTGTGGTCCAACCTGATGATGCGCCATTCAGAGTCACTCGTTGCTGTCTTTCGCTTAAAAAGTCAGTGACCCAGCTATGTACGCTGCCCTGGACGCCGTATTTCTCTAATTTCAAGAGAAGCCGCTGGTGGGGAACGCTGTCAAAAGCCTTGGCAAAATCCAAGTAGACCGCGTCCACTGCATTGCCCTCGTCCAGGAGACTCGTCCAGATGTTGATAGTGTCCAATAGCTGTGTCATACATGAGCGGCCGCTCAAGAAGCCGTGCTGGCAGTCAGTGAAAGCTGGCTCCATGTGTTCCAGTGGTGCTGTTCTGATGATGCCCTCCATCATCTTGCATGGTATTGACGTTAGGCTCACCGGCCTGTAGTTTCCTGCCTGTGACTTGCTCCCTTTCTTGCTATTTTCAACCTAAGGTTCGCACCTCTTGGCAATGACGTTTCGCACATCTTGGAAAAAATTACGAAACGTCATTCTGAAAAGTGCGAAACGTCATAAGTAAAATGTgcgaaaagacaaaaaaagtgcGAAACGTCATGTCCAAATTGTAGACTAAGTGCGAATCGTCCGAAGTGCGAACCGTCTGGTATTCGTAAAAAATGTCTGACTTTGTAAACAAGGCTAGGTAGCGCAATGAAAACAACGTGCTGTTATCTTTGGATCTTCACATCTCTCAGTAACTGCAATGCTTCCCATACCCTACGAGCATCAATTAATGCTTCTTTTTGAAGTAGTTTATGCAAGTCACGGACAAGATAACATGAGGCAGGCTGTTTCATTGATGACTAAGATGTTCAACACATGCTTATGACGTTATGtgtgaggtctaacgaatgacgtctcacaacgtgcgtggtcgtccttggtggtcaagaaagccgccgcgatcattgcgcagacgacacttcttgACCACCAATATTTTTTGTACGCATCACGTGCTCcgcataaatcggccggaaacgaagggAAACCTGGATACAGTATAGCGCCTGTGTTAGTGTGTAGTGTGTATGATCGACCCAGCATCTGTATCCAGTGAGTACTGCAATGACCCTTGCGGACTGTATAACACGCATTAATTACTCTGAATTTAATTGGAAGGAAACCTGATGGACTTGTAAATAGTTTGAGTGCAACCCAGTGAACGATGCATGCGTACATACTGTTTTACAGTTTTAAGATTGGAATATTTTCATGAGTATTGACTGTCATTGCACATTGAGTCAGTTTTTCCACATCCCTGCACCCACAGTGATTGACTCATTCTGCTTTGTCTTCTTATTGATCTATTGCACtattggatatatatatatccatatTCAATGTGCATCATATGTGCATATCACACTTATATTGCAACTATAAGTATAACTGTCACTGTGCCAGTTACATATATATTTACACTATGTAGCAATATTTATTCTGACAGTACTGTTTCTTCTGACCTCTGGCTTTATCTGTTTGTTCAAGAGATTAAATCTCTTGATTCTGTAACAATCTGGCTCATACCCGGTGTATTTACACTGTTCACTGAAAATTAAGCTGCTTATGAGTGCAGTCACATTCATACCTGATCAGTCACTCCTGTAAACATCCATTCATATAATTGTTATAATATCTCTTTACTAATGGGGCTGTCACACACAACGATTTGCTCCATTACACTGAATGATTTTCGCTTACGAACAAGCTACGATTGAGCAATGAGTCACTCGCAAGCGATTCTCTCATTGATTTGGACGATAGAACCTGCCCTATTCTCCGCGAGTCAAACGCAGGTCAGGACCATAAGAACGCCCCATTGTGGCTTTCACACCGTGACTTAAAAAAATGGCGGACAGCAGCAAATCACGTCTCGGTCTTCATTGATTCAAAACTTTTCGGAAGAACAGTTTCTTACCAAGATACAAAGGACACGTTTTAGGCAAGGCCTAGGGCAGGGAACCATCCGGTGTAACTGTCTGCATAATAACTCGTGAAAGATTAATGCTTAAAGATATTTTTAGAAAGGGGGAGAGCGATATTTGAACATTATTAGAATCTTCTTCTCCAAAGATCGTCTGCTCTTGTGCAGTGCATTTGCCGTGTGATGGGTTGCTTCATGCGAGTCAATGGGCGATCGCATCGTAAGGAACAAATTGTACGATTGAATCGCAACAGTGTGACGGCCCCATAGCTGTTGACACATACACTCTCACATCCTCACATAGAGAATGATATATTATTATATAATGCTTGTGATATATTTGCAGTTAACAAGATGGCAGAAGCCGATTCACCTGAGACCTCGACTGGCTCAAAAGAGGGTTCCAACAAGGTGGGATTTGGAATGAGAGCTGCAATCAAGATGATTCGCGTCAAGTTTCCCAAGGCCAAGGACATTAACACAGACACCCTGGACAGTTGGCTGAACTCAAAAGAACCAGCGCAAAATGATATCATTCTTATGGTAAGTTGAATGATGagtgattaaaaaaaacctttttaAAAACTTGCATTGCACGATCCGTGCAGTTGCATAATGCAAAAAACTCATCAtgatttatctttttttcttcttctttctttcttttctttctttctgtcttacttcctttctttctctttgcctTTCTTTCAGGTTGCTTTAAGAGAGGTacagtttctttctttatttggtgtttaacgtcgttttcagccacgaaggttatatcgcgacggggaaaggggggagaggggatagagccacttgtcaattgtttaatcaaaagtttgctccaggggcttgcaacgtagtacaatatatgaccttactgggagaatgcaagtttccagtacaaaggacttaacatttcttacacactgcttgactaaaatctgtacaaaaattgactgtattctatacaagaaacacttaacaagggtaaaaggagaaacagaatccgttagtcgcctcttacgacatgctggggagcatcgggtaaatttttccccctaacccgcgggggggaggggggggggggggagtgagtgagtgaacaGTTTAACTTTAAGACAGACACATGCAgtgaaaacaaacacaagacCTCGTGCAGCCAACACAGTAACACATAAGAAGAATTAAACTCAAGACAGTTATAGGTTTTATTCAACACAGAAGAAAGCAAGCATGCAAGATTGATTAATCTAGAAGGAAGAGCATGCAGTgaataaagagaataaaaacaaaaagcaaacctATAAGACCTACCACGGTCAAATAAGACCTAAGTAGAAATCTAAAATAAACAAGGAGGTGCCAATCACATTATTGAGTTAGCCCCGTTCTCTCCGTACGAACTATGCCTGGAAGAGGATTTCCTACGTCCTCTTGCGAGACTTGCACGGATCGAACTTATCAACTTCCACTCTCTCACTCAAATATGTGATAAAAATATAAGAAGAGTGGTTGGAACTAGTTTTGAACTCCCAATATTTACTTGGGGGGAGATCTAACCCAAGGCCTGCCGTGGGCTCGTGTCTCGAGACCCCGTTGGAGAATAAAACAAGAACCAGGAAAGACTTGGCCAATTGAAACTAATTAATAATATAAAATaatttcacaaaacaaaacaaacgtaGAAAACAATTGCAACACAAACTCGCGTCTGCTTTCACCACCACGACACACAATAAATGTTGTCACTTTGTACTTTATTGCTTAATATAATGGCAGCTAATACACATACGTACAGACAAGACGAGTTCTCAGAGGATTGGTGGGCTTCAGCCTGAGCGTACAATATCTCTGTCAGGCGACAAAAGGGTTAATCCCATGCTAGATCATTCTCATACATCTACAGGGCACTCACTGACCCCAATACTAGCAGATCACACAACCATCCTTTTATCAAAAAATTCAATACACTGTCCTCTTCACAATGCCAACTATTACAAACATCCCTACCATGGACAATGTCATCACAACTTCCGGTTAAAGTTTGGATTACACTATACGGGGAGAGCACACTTGACGTTCACAACAGTCACAAATAATGATTACCGAGAGAACCCCGTAAGACAATAAAACTAgatctaaaataaaaataaaaaagtaaaaCCTAAAACAGAATATGAAACTGAAACCTAAAACTGAAACCTGAACCTAAACCTAAACTAAACCTAAAACCCCTTAGGAAAGAGTAGTCTACAAACGACGTCTGCTCCCTGtaaacacaaaagcacacacacccaGGGTACATTACTGCCTGTTTCACAGTGGGTATGTACATCAAGGTATTACAACCTCTTACCTGCTTTCTCTGTGTTGGAACATAATTTTCTTCACTCCTTTCTCCAAGTTTAAATGGCGATTTTATCATCAAATCTTCACAATGTCTGTCATAATTCTTTCAATGCAACTCATTAACAAAGCTAACACTACATTAATAACACATTAATGCCATCTTGTTCTTCACTGAATTCAACTATAAGCAAAGGAAAGGATGTACGAACCTCTTCTCATGCCTTTTCTCTCGGTCACGCTACCTCTGGCCGAAACATGAAAACCGCGGCATCCTCCTCCATCTGCAATTATTACGGAACTATCAATAGCGACTAAATTAACGATTTTGATTTCCTGACGTATCCAAAATGTTGTCATCTCAGATTACTGACTGACTTCACTATGAAATTAATACTTTTCCCGGAAATCTACCACAATTTATGTTTTATCATAGTACACTTTCTTCTAATACTATGTACAACACGGTTTAACAACATAGTCTCGGCTGTCACATCACGCTTCCACTTCAACTCTTAATCTTTCCCTTTTTGATCCCACAACGTCAAAAATAGACTGTCTTTCACAACTCAACTAAAAGTTCAATTTTCTGATCAATCGTTTTCAAAACCATTCCTTATAACTACCAACATAATATTCTCCCAAAATATCATCCTATTTTACCAATATACCTGTGATTAATCAtcaattttcatcaaaaatatGATTTGCACCGGCGCCATCCACAAACAGACTTTTCTCACAACAAGCACCACTTCAAATCCAACAAATTTTCATCCTTAATCTCACCATCAATCATACAAATATAAAATCAAAATTACCTCCACGTCTGGCATCACAATCTACCACATTAGATCACCGGATGCTGCCAAGAATCTCTATTTCTTTCCCGATTCTTTTCTCAACACTACGCCAGCATGTCTTCTCGACTTCTCAGTCAGGCGGAAAAGGAACATCTTCGCGCGCGTCTCTAATCACATGACCCAAAAATACTCTCCTACCAAAAACCTAAATCCTTCAGTACTCGTGATTCAAACCACTTTCCAACTCACAAATCCTTCGTGAACTCATACCCTGTCAATCAAAATAAAATCTTAATAACACAAAAACGTATTTTGTTGTCAAAACATAATTTGCAGCAAATCTACATTTTAACCTCAGCAACGCAAAGGGAAACAAACCCGCGGTCCAATCCCTTTTTTGACTAACGTAGTTGTTTCCCCTACACAGCAAATCCCTCGCACTTGGTTACACCTACATACAAGGAAAGAGCTGATACATTACAATGTATCAAAATCTTATCATTTATTATATGTAGCATTTGAAATTGCAAATCTGACACGTTCACAACTTTATAACCTGCTGCACATATTCAAAACACATCATTTGAAATCATTCATGAACAAATATTTGCTTATGATTTATTATTAATAATTATGATGCATCTAACAAgtgcctagggctatatctagattaggcgcataaaaataatcacaataataataataataacaagtgCATGTACATAATTTGATTTGCACATTGAAAAACCATGCAGTCCAATCACAACACAACCATAATGGCAGATACTATTGTTTCTCTTACTTGATAATGCTTGCctgctttcttactttttagtgtgcttcattggttctgttcttctttttctcccttcttccttcctttcttccttcctttcttcctttcttccttccttcctttcttccttcctttcttccttccttcctttcttccttcctttcttccttcctttcttccttccttccttccttccttccttccttccttccttccttccttcctttcttccttccttcctttcttccttccttccttccttcctttcttcctttcttcctttcttccttcctttcttccttccttccttccttcctttcttccttccttcctttcttccttcctttcttccttcctttcttccttcctttcttccttcctttcttccttccttcctttcttccttcctttcttccttcctttcttccttcctttctttctttcttccttccttcctttctttctttcttccttccttccttccttcctttcttccttccttcctttcttcctttcttccttccttccttccttccttccttccttccttccttcctttcttccttccttccttcctttcttccttccttccttccttccttcctttcttccttcctttcttccttccttccttccttcctttcttccttcctttcttccttcctttcttccctgcttcctttcttccttcctttcttccttcctttcttccttcctttcttccttcctttcttccttgcttccttcctttcttccctgcttcctttcttccttcctttcttccttcctttcttccttcctttcttccttcctttcttctttcctttctccTAAATTCTACATGTGTACAGCCGTGGAACCCCCAAAcctctgagaaaattaggtcttaaaaagaagggagtcttacaatTGGGGTAAATAACTACAGAGGTTAAAGAACAAAAAATATGACAAGACAGCTGTAGGGTTTTAAAgggaggtttaaaaaaaaatatatatgtaaagAAAAATAGTTGGTTCcaggtctaaaaaaaaaagggggggggtgggattcCACTGTGTATCCTTATTCGTTGTCATGTGTATACATCTGATTTTATTTGCTGCCAGGATTGTCGTGATGAGGGCGAATATTGTGTGAGCCATCTGCAGGGAGCTCAGCGGATAGACTGGGAAAACGCTGACCCGCAACACATTATTGACAGTTTACCAAAAGGTTTGCACttctttattacacccccggtataggggtgtgtataggtttcggtcgatgtgtttgtttgtgtgtttgtgtgtttgtgttcgcatatagatctcaagaatgaacggaccgatcgtcaccaaacttggtgaacaggttctatacattcctgaggcggtccttacaaaaattgggaccagtcaaacacacggttagggagttattggtggattaaaattatacaaggacttatacagggacatcttcatggtcaaagggaaataaccattctcactcagtcactgccaccaactgagaaggttatttccctttgacgggggtgtttttcctacctcgtaggaatttcttgttttccttgACACAGAAATATTTTTCGGAGAGCACAGCTTCATTCATTCTAGTGGTATTTTTATCGAAGTTTCTATCTATAAGTAAGAGAACAGATGTTGAGGTTCCATAAAAGCAGCCTTGGTATTGGCGTGATAAGGGCTGTGCAATTTAGGACgtttgatacagtggaaccccccccccctttttaagactccctgatTAAAGACcgtccctctcttttaagaccctgttttctcagattttctgttgataaccttttcaaatttacccccattttgagactccctcctttttaagacctgattttctctcttttgttgttgtcagatcttaaaatgggggttcctcTGGAACCACCTTGGTTAAAATTGAGGTTTGTTAGTCATTTTAACCAATCGTACCCCGCAGCTGGGTCCCACcaggttggtaactttctcgtgcatatCAGCTCTAGGTTGTAGACTGCAAAATTATTGATCCATAGAATTTGACATAAAAATATTAACCTTGAAATATTGAGATGGA
Encoded proteins:
- the LOC138975117 gene encoding uncharacterized protein isoform X2 yields the protein MIDPASVSINKMAEADSPETSTGSKEGSNKVGFGMRAAIKMIRVKFPKAKDINTDTLDSWLNSKEPAQNDIILMDCRDEGEYCVSHLQGAQRIDWENADPQHIIDSLPKDQSSTVVAYCSIGYRSAALVEKLQKHMAKSDKGPTQKCKVYNLEGSLFKWANEGRAMVNPSGAPTKVCHPYNTVWGKMLNKPLWSYGDPSKANSSPDCV
- the LOC138975117 gene encoding uncharacterized protein isoform X1; translation: MLIVSNSCVIHERPLKKPCWQSVKAGSMCSSGAVLMMPSIILHVNKMAEADSPETSTGSKEGSNKVGFGMRAAIKMIRVKFPKAKDINTDTLDSWLNSKEPAQNDIILMDCRDEGEYCVSHLQGAQRIDWENADPQHIIDSLPKDQSSTVVAYCSIGYRSAALVEKLQKHMAKSDKGPTQKCKVYNLEGSLFKWANEGRAMVNPSGAPTKVCHPYNTVWGKMLNKPLWSYGDPSKANSSPDCV